In a single window of the Flavobacterium sp. W4I14 genome:
- a CDS encoding integral membrane protein (product_source=TIGR03954; pfam=PF12823; tigrfam=TIGR03954; transmembrane_helix_parts=Inside_1_6,TMhelix_7_29,Outside_30_43,TMhelix_44_61,Inside_62_67,TMhelix_68_87,Outside_88_98) has product MNSSLSIFRKVAVAEGISYLLLLFVAMPLKYFADLPLYVKYTGWAHGLLFVLYVATLILAWQEQKWKFGKAVLIFLASLLPFMPFVVDRKLKDERVLN; this is encoded by the coding sequence ATGAATAGTTCTCTTTCAATTTTTCGTAAAGTAGCCGTAGCGGAAGGAATATCCTATCTGCTTTTATTATTTGTGGCCATGCCGTTAAAGTATTTTGCAGATCTTCCTTTGTATGTAAAATATACCGGATGGGCGCACGGATTATTATTTGTATTATATGTAGCCACCTTAATTTTAGCTTGGCAAGAGCAAAAATGGAAGTTTGGCAAAGCGGTTTTGATCTTTTTAGCATCACTTTTGCCTTTTATGCCCTTTGTGGTCGATCGCAAATTAAAAGATGAAAGAGTGCTAAACTAA
- a CDS encoding endoglucanase (product_source=KO:K01179; cath_funfam=3.20.20.80; cleavage_site_network=SignalP-noTM; cog=COG2730; ko=KO:K01179; pfam=PF00150; superfamily=51445), translating into MKRVMLLSVFVFSTIIAFAQNVNWVERNGALKVVGGKILNCKNIEPQLRGISLSWSIWGGKKYYNQDVVNWLKSDFNINLLRVSMAVQPDNGYLQDPFGQEKLITETIDAAIKRNLYVLIDWHDHHADEHLDQSKIFFAKMAKRYAGKPNIIYEIFNEPEKIEWQTVKDYAVQVIAEIRKYDAENVIVVGSPHWDQDIDVVAKNPIKGFSNIAYSFHFYASEPSHQEVLMRRADEAISAGLPILVTEWGVGEANGDGVFDTDKTNKWFSWMEKNKLSWANWNITDKKETTALLMPGASPKGKWKPEMLSPAGKYIRTKLRNLNK; encoded by the coding sequence ATGAAAAGAGTTATGTTACTTTCTGTTTTTGTCTTTTCTACTATCATTGCCTTTGCACAAAACGTAAACTGGGTTGAACGGAACGGCGCCTTAAAAGTTGTTGGTGGAAAAATTTTAAACTGTAAAAATATTGAACCGCAGCTCCGTGGTATAAGTTTGTCATGGAGTATTTGGGGAGGGAAAAAGTATTATAACCAAGATGTTGTAAACTGGCTTAAATCTGATTTTAATATCAATTTATTGCGGGTGTCTATGGCGGTTCAGCCAGATAACGGTTATCTGCAGGACCCCTTTGGACAGGAAAAGCTCATAACCGAAACGATCGATGCTGCCATTAAGAGAAATCTGTATGTACTGATTGACTGGCATGATCACCATGCAGATGAGCATCTGGATCAATCAAAAATATTCTTTGCAAAAATGGCCAAAAGGTACGCCGGGAAACCGAATATTATTTATGAGATATTCAATGAGCCAGAAAAAATAGAATGGCAAACCGTTAAGGATTATGCTGTGCAGGTAATTGCCGAGATCAGGAAATACGATGCTGAAAATGTAATTGTTGTTGGTAGCCCGCATTGGGATCAGGATATAGATGTGGTTGCCAAAAATCCAATCAAAGGATTCAGCAACATTGCTTATTCTTTTCATTTTTACGCGTCTGAGCCAAGCCATCAGGAAGTTTTAATGAGGAGGGCTGATGAGGCAATCTCTGCCGGTCTACCCATTTTAGTAACAGAGTGGGGTGTGGGCGAGGCTAATGGCGATGGTGTATTCGATACCGATAAAACTAATAAATGGTTTTCTTGGATGGAGAAAAACAAACTGAGCTGGGCAAACTGGAATATTACCGATAAAAAAGAAACAACCGCGCTATTAATGCCTGGCGCATCTCCAAAAGGAAAATGGAAGCCTGAAATGCTTAGTCCGGCAGGGAAGTACATTAGAACGAAACTCCGGAACCTGAACAAGTAA
- a CDS encoding hypothetical protein (product_source=Hypo-rule applied), which yields MNVDSRNIVGNANSRHTHWVIPIVATNPSLLIDKLRGKGFDATSKASSLVKIGFAGLPPKTSNELTLQNLVYLPMDMKMSKKEVKQLNQLLLDNLLNDAGFSKSDQT from the coding sequence TTGAATGTTGATTCACGAAATATTGTTGGTAATGCAAACTCAAGGCATACACACTGGGTAATTCCGATAGTAGCGACTAATCCATCATTGTTAATCGATAAATTAAGAGGCAAAGGATTCGATGCTACTTCAAAAGCTTCCAGTTTAGTTAAGATAGGTTTTGCAGGTTTGCCGCCAAAAACCTCAAATGAGCTAACACTTCAAAATTTAGTTTATCTGCCAATGGATATGAAAATGAGTAAAAAAGAAGTTAAACAATTGAACCAGTTGTTATTAGATAATCTGTTAAACGATGCAGGTTTTAGTAAATCAGATCAGACATAA
- a CDS encoding DNA-binding HxlR family transcriptional regulator (product_source=COG1733; cath_funfam=1.10.10.10; cog=COG1733; pfam=PF01638; smart=SM00418; superfamily=46785), which translates to MKTECISDYVKLKEEIYPCTVSLAMSLVGGKWKAVILYHLKDKAKRYNELRKDIPSVTEMTLSLQLKQLEKDGLVSRKVYGDKPPIKVIYSLTDFGKTFVPILEAITAWGNQIAVQEGEFVKNPLSNGI; encoded by the coding sequence ATGAAAACAGAATGCATTAGCGATTACGTAAAATTAAAGGAGGAAATTTATCCTTGTACGGTTAGCCTTGCGATGAGCTTGGTGGGTGGCAAATGGAAGGCTGTTATTCTTTATCATTTAAAGGATAAAGCAAAAAGGTACAATGAGCTCCGCAAAGACATACCATCTGTTACCGAAATGACATTGAGTCTGCAATTAAAACAATTAGAAAAAGATGGCCTGGTGTCAAGAAAAGTTTACGGAGATAAACCGCCGATAAAAGTGATTTATAGCCTAACCGATTTTGGAAAAACATTTGTTCCCATTTTAGAAGCGATTACAGCATGGGGTAATCAAATTGCTGTGCAAGAGGGTGAATTTGTTAAAAATCCTCTTTCAAACGGCATTTAA
- a CDS encoding molecular chaperone HscB (product_source=KO:K04082; cath_funfam=1.10.287.110; cog=COG1076; ko=KO:K04082; pfam=PF07743; smart=SM00271; superfamily=46565,47144; tigrfam=TIGR00714), translating into MSAATTDINYFDFYGLPIQFNPDQNAVKTKFYAFSKQFHPDFYANESEEKQQEVLDLSTLNNKAYQTLSNAKKRLKYVLELKGIVETDEGYQLPQSFLMEMMDVNEALMDLEFEPDAEKLAQVKRDVDAIEKDLANELNDLIGRFDGNPTASDALLPLIKDNFYRQKYVDRIRERLVK; encoded by the coding sequence ATGAGCGCAGCAACAACAGATATTAATTATTTCGATTTTTACGGGTTACCGATCCAGTTTAATCCAGATCAAAATGCAGTTAAAACAAAATTTTATGCATTTAGCAAGCAGTTTCATCCCGATTTTTATGCCAATGAAAGCGAAGAGAAGCAGCAAGAAGTACTCGATCTGTCAACTTTGAACAATAAGGCTTATCAGACACTGAGTAACGCTAAAAAACGTTTAAAATACGTACTCGAATTAAAAGGGATTGTAGAAACAGACGAAGGTTATCAACTGCCCCAATCTTTTTTAATGGAAATGATGGATGTAAATGAGGCCTTAATGGATTTGGAGTTTGAGCCAGATGCCGAAAAGCTAGCGCAGGTAAAACGAGATGTTGATGCCATAGAGAAAGACCTGGCTAACGAATTGAATGATCTGATAGGTCGTTTTGATGGCAACCCAACAGCATCTGATGCACTACTGCCTTTGATTAAGGATAATTTTTACCGACAGAAATACGTTGATAGGATTAGAGAGCGATTGGTGAAATAG
- a CDS encoding 1-deoxy-D-xylulose-5-phosphate reductoisomerase (product_source=KO:K00099; cath_funfam=1.10.1740.10,3.40.50.720; cog=COG0743; ko=KO:K00099; pfam=PF02670,PF08436,PF13288; superfamily=51735,55347,69055; tigrfam=TIGR00243): MKRITILGSTGSIGTQALEVVRDHPDTFKVAVLSALKNSALLIQQAKEFMPAIVVICDERKYSEVKNALSALNIKVLAGEAALSEVAAYGDSDVVLTALMGSVGLKPTIAAIKAGKNIALANKETLVVAGELITQLATEHHVKILPVDSEHSAIFQCLVGEEQNEIEKIYLTASGGPFLGKTKDFLSTVKKEQALKHPNWVMGAKITIDSASLMNKGLEVIEAKWLFNLDVDQIDVIVHPQSIVHSLVQFTDGSMKAQMGVPDMKLPIQYALNYPDRLKNNFKRFNFLDYPNFSFQKADMETFRNLDLAFTSLRKGGNMPCILNAANEIVVEAFLKDKIGFLQMSEVIEQCMEEISFVEKPQLSDYLETDKHSRILAGELVTKSIV; encoded by the coding sequence TTGAAAAGAATAACCATATTAGGTTCTACAGGAAGTATAGGTACACAAGCACTAGAAGTGGTAAGGGATCACCCCGATACATTTAAAGTAGCTGTATTATCGGCCTTAAAGAATTCAGCATTGCTTATTCAACAGGCGAAGGAATTTATGCCAGCCATTGTTGTAATCTGCGATGAGCGCAAGTACAGTGAAGTGAAAAATGCTTTGTCTGCGCTAAATATTAAAGTTTTGGCAGGCGAAGCTGCTTTATCAGAAGTTGCGGCCTATGGTGATAGTGATGTGGTATTAACGGCATTAATGGGCTCGGTAGGATTAAAGCCTACTATTGCTGCGATTAAGGCTGGAAAAAATATTGCTTTGGCCAATAAAGAAACCTTGGTGGTAGCTGGCGAGCTGATTACACAACTGGCAACGGAGCACCATGTTAAAATTTTACCAGTCGATTCAGAGCATTCAGCGATATTTCAATGTTTGGTAGGCGAGGAGCAAAATGAAATCGAAAAGATTTATTTAACAGCTTCGGGCGGACCATTCTTAGGCAAAACAAAAGATTTTTTATCAACAGTAAAGAAAGAGCAGGCTCTAAAACATCCCAACTGGGTAATGGGCGCAAAAATCACGATCGATTCTGCATCCTTAATGAATAAAGGCCTGGAGGTAATTGAAGCAAAATGGTTGTTTAACCTTGATGTAGATCAGATTGATGTAATTGTTCACCCTCAATCGATTGTACACTCCCTAGTGCAGTTTACCGATGGCTCTATGAAAGCACAAATGGGTGTTCCGGACATGAAACTGCCTATTCAGTACGCTTTAAATTATCCCGACAGGCTAAAAAACAATTTTAAACGTTTTAACTTCCTAGATTATCCAAACTTTAGCTTTCAAAAAGCCGATATGGAAACATTCAGGAATTTAGACCTGGCATTCACATCTTTACGAAAGGGCGGGAATATGCCTTGTATTTTAAATGCTGCGAATGAAATTGTTGTTGAAGCATTTTTGAAAGATAAAATCGGTTTTCTGCAGATGAGCGAGGTTATTGAACAGTGTATGGAAGAAATCAGTTTTGTTGAAAAACCACAATTGAGTGATTATTTAGAAACTGACAAACATAGCCGTATCTTAGCCGGCGAATTAGTAACAAAAAGTATAGTTTAA
- a CDS encoding regulator of sigma E protease (product_source=KO:K11749; cath_funfam=2.30.42.10; cog=COG0750; ko=KO:K11749; pfam=PF02163,PF17820; smart=SM00228; superfamily=50156; tigrfam=TIGR00054; transmembrane_helix_parts=Inside_1_11,TMhelix_12_34,Outside_35_104,TMhelix_105_127,Inside_128_384,TMhelix_385_407,Outside_408_435,TMhelix_436_453,Inside_454_462), translated as MNGLIMAGQLLLGLSLLVILHELGHFLAARAFGIKVEKFYLFFDAWGFKLFSFKRGDVEYGVGWLPLGGYVKIAGMIDESMDTEQMAQPAQPWEFRSKPAWQRLIVMLGGIIVNVIVGIFIFWMLTFNVGQNYTVNSKLNDGISVGAIGKEIGLKNGDKILAINGNKLIRFEDAISSKVLFDGAQLTILRDNKTLYISVPDIILNKISKNDKENFISPRYAMESVEKVSAPDEKADKPSFFDKLFGRKFEKPVYPAYAAGIKPGDSILSVNGQQITFFDQFKEEVSKNKLKPITINALRKGKEVKFDLKVSKDGTIGIIPNLKMPETAHVDFGFIESLPVGATMAWSTFVDNAKGIGKMITGKLSARNISSPIGIAKVYGSTFDWVKFWTLTGLISMALAFMNLLPIPGLDGGHVVFLLIEMVQRKPVSEKVLEKAQIVGFVILICLMVFAFGNDILKSFGK; from the coding sequence ATGAATGGATTGATTATGGCGGGGCAGCTGCTGCTCGGATTGTCTTTATTGGTAATATTACACGAATTAGGGCATTTCTTGGCAGCCAGGGCATTTGGTATTAAAGTAGAAAAGTTTTATTTATTTTTTGATGCCTGGGGTTTCAAGCTTTTTAGTTTTAAAAGAGGTGATGTTGAATATGGAGTGGGATGGTTGCCACTTGGCGGTTATGTGAAAATTGCCGGAATGATTGATGAGAGTATGGATACTGAGCAAATGGCTCAACCCGCTCAACCATGGGAATTCCGCTCTAAACCAGCCTGGCAACGTTTAATCGTAATGCTTGGTGGTATTATCGTAAACGTAATTGTAGGTATTTTTATCTTCTGGATGTTAACCTTCAACGTTGGGCAAAATTATACCGTTAACAGCAAACTGAACGATGGTATTTCTGTAGGCGCAATTGGGAAAGAAATTGGTTTAAAAAACGGAGATAAGATTTTGGCCATCAACGGCAACAAGTTGATCCGTTTTGAAGATGCTATATCGAGCAAAGTATTGTTTGATGGAGCCCAGTTGACTATTTTAAGGGACAATAAAACACTTTACATTTCTGTTCCAGATATTATTTTAAACAAAATATCGAAAAACGATAAAGAGAATTTTATCTCGCCCAGATATGCGATGGAAAGTGTAGAAAAGGTAAGTGCGCCTGATGAAAAAGCAGATAAACCATCTTTTTTTGATAAACTGTTTGGCAGAAAGTTCGAGAAACCAGTATATCCAGCTTATGCTGCAGGGATTAAACCGGGCGATAGTATTTTATCGGTTAATGGACAACAGATTACTTTCTTCGATCAGTTTAAAGAAGAGGTTTCTAAAAACAAATTAAAGCCAATTACCATTAATGCCCTACGCAAAGGCAAAGAAGTAAAGTTCGATCTTAAAGTAAGCAAAGATGGAACGATTGGAATTATCCCTAATTTAAAAATGCCTGAAACTGCTCATGTAGATTTTGGCTTTATAGAGTCGTTACCAGTTGGTGCAACTATGGCATGGAGCACTTTTGTAGACAATGCAAAAGGCATTGGTAAAATGATAACCGGAAAGTTAAGTGCACGCAACATCAGCAGCCCAATTGGGATTGCAAAGGTGTATGGCAGTACTTTCGACTGGGTTAAATTCTGGACTTTAACGGGATTAATTTCGATGGCATTGGCATTTATGAACTTATTGCCTATTCCGGGCTTAGATGGAGGCCATGTAGTGTTTCTTTTGATCGAAATGGTGCAACGTAAGCCTGTAAGCGAAAAAGTGCTGGAGAAGGCGCAAATTGTGGGCTTTGTAATCTTGATCTGTTTAATGGTGTTTGCTTTTGGTAATGATATTTTAAAATCCTTCGGTAAGTAA
- a CDS encoding uncharacterized protein YbjT (DUF2867 family) (product_source=COG0702; cath_funfam=3.40.50.720; cog=COG0702; pfam=PF05368; superfamily=51735) codes for MKPDFNANVVVEKDKPLITIVGVLGKQGHSAALTLLQSGRYRVRGITRRLDSPEALNLTEMGAELLSLPLDLGYEKDFVEAFRGSEGIFIMTPSIVPPHTHELELGKQLADAAVEAGVKHIIFSGLENVEKITNGKKFAPHFTDKAMIEEYIRTLPIASSFIYMAFFYTNLMEFYPPKLVGDTLVFPIYLPEDFHAPFVDPLTATGPAVLEIFSNPDEYAGKSLPVIGDIISPREMIDTFIRVTGKKAIYSSAFTQEALLHHFPEFGANELLVKEILGMAEYAVDYGYFAKERDLLWSRQVNKSSLSWEQFLRSTGWQGQKLTY; via the coding sequence ATGAAACCGGATTTTAACGCAAATGTGGTAGTCGAAAAAGACAAGCCATTAATCACAATCGTTGGCGTTTTGGGGAAACAGGGGCATAGTGCAGCACTTACGCTGTTGCAGAGCGGGCGTTATCGTGTACGGGGCATTACACGCCGTTTAGATTCACCAGAGGCACTTAATTTGACAGAAATGGGCGCCGAGCTCTTGAGTTTACCGCTTGATTTGGGGTATGAGAAAGATTTCGTTGAAGCATTTCGGGGATCGGAAGGTATTTTCATCATGACGCCAAGTATTGTGCCACCACATACTCACGAATTAGAACTGGGTAAACAATTAGCGGACGCGGCGGTTGAGGCAGGAGTTAAGCATATTATCTTTAGTGGTTTGGAAAATGTGGAAAAAATTACAAACGGAAAAAAGTTTGCTCCTCATTTTACAGATAAAGCGATGATTGAAGAATATATCCGTACGCTTCCAATCGCCAGCTCGTTTATTTACATGGCTTTTTTCTACACCAATCTAATGGAGTTTTATCCCCCGAAATTGGTTGGAGATACGCTTGTGTTTCCGATTTATTTGCCTGAGGATTTTCATGCCCCATTTGTTGATCCCCTTACCGCTACAGGACCAGCAGTTTTAGAGATATTTTCTAATCCAGATGAGTATGCAGGTAAATCTTTGCCTGTTATCGGCGACATTATTTCGCCCCGGGAAATGATAGATACATTTATTCGGGTAACAGGGAAAAAGGCCATCTATAGTTCCGCATTTACACAAGAAGCATTACTTCACCATTTCCCTGAATTTGGTGCAAATGAACTTTTGGTAAAGGAAATTTTAGGAATGGCAGAATATGCTGTCGATTATGGTTATTTCGCCAAAGAACGTGATTTGTTATGGAGCCGCCAGGTTAACAAAAGCAGTTTAAGTTGGGAACAATTTCTGCGCAGTACCGGATGGCAAGGCCAAAAGCTGACTTACTGA